A window of the Narcine bancroftii isolate sNarBan1 chromosome 4, sNarBan1.hap1, whole genome shotgun sequence genome harbors these coding sequences:
- the LOC138762425 gene encoding probable G-protein coupled receptor 139 — MLETFYSVRKVFYIIIAFCGVPVNVVAIAILSQGKCGLSTCTCRYLLGMATADLLSVVTAVILRRISFYFPSTFLDIYPVCSVIFYLMCVSKDCSVWFTVTFSFDRFILICCERLKTKHCTGKTADLVLGITGALLCFKNVPFCFIFEPREIINHMAWYCDVKNGYYSEPGWLILSKLDRILTPLLPFLLISLFNILTVRHILVVSRVRRALRGQSKGENRGDPQLESRRRSIVLLFTISGCFILLWLTTVLDYLYYNIAGKNPNDYNDSEYIFGQLGYMLQNLSLCTNTFIYVVTQAKFRQAFVNAVQYPFSSLLRVIRT, encoded by the exons atgctggaaacattctacAGTGTCCGGAAAGTTTTCTACATTATCATCGCCTTTTGCGGAGTTCCTG TGAATGTTGTTGCAATTGCGATCCTGTCCCAAGGAAAGTGCGGCCTCTCCACCTGCACCTGCCGTTATCTGCTGGGCATGGCTACGGCAGATCTACTGTCTGTCGTCACCGCCGTCATATTAAGGCGGATCAGCTTTTACTTTCCCTCAACCTTTCTGGACATCTACCCCGTCTGCAGCGTGATATTTTACCTCATGTGCGTGTCCAAAGACTGTTCAGTTTGGTTTACCGTCACTTTTTCCTTCGATCGCTTTATCCTCATTTGCTGCGAGAGGCTTAAAACAAAACATTGCACCGGTAAAACTGCAGACCTGGTTCTGGGAATAACTGGCGCCCTTCTCTGTTTTAAAAATGTTCCattctgttttatatttgaaccgCGAGAGATAATTAACCATATGGCTTGGTACTGTGATGTTAAAAATGGTTATTAtagtgagccaggctggctgATATTAAGTAAACTGGACAGAATCCTCACCCCATTGCTCCCATTCCTTCTTATTTCATTGTTTAATATCCTGACGGTCCGGCACATTTTAGTGGTCAGTCGTGTCCGAAGGGCGCTGCGGGGTCAAAGCAAGGGCGAGAATCGGGGTGACCCACAGTTGGAGAGCAGGAGGAGGTCGATAGTTTTACTGTTCACTATTTCCGGGTGTTTTATCCTTTTGTGGTTAACGACTGTTCTTGATTACTTGTATTATAACATTGCAGGAAAAAATCCGAATGATTACAACGATTCCGAATATATTTTCGGCCAGCTGGGATATATGCTGCAGAACTTAAGCTTGTGCACAAACACGTTTATATATGTGGTGACCCAAGCAAAATTCAGACAGGCATTTGTCAATGCGGTGCAATATCCGTTCAGTTCTCTGCTTCGAGTTATTAGAACATGA